Proteins encoded within one genomic window of Natator depressus isolate rNatDep1 chromosome 1, rNatDep2.hap1, whole genome shotgun sequence:
- the LOC141976756 gene encoding olfactory receptor 52P1-like: protein MAAFNLTPSDSSIFILAGIPGLEAAHVWMSLPFFTFYIICLLGNFMVLFVVGKEQTLHKPMYLLICMLALTDIGMSTSVVPKALLIFWFNLKGITMDGCLTQLFFLHAIAVMHSAILVTMAFDRYIAICDPLRYATILTNARIAKIGLVGLTRAVLFILPEPLFLRKLPFCASHIVPHTYCTHMTVAKMSCGDITVNRTYSSVTAFVVIGLDLTLIAFSYGLIVRAILRISSKKAHLKALKTCTAHICVMVMSYTPSLFSTLTQRFGQDIAPHVHIILANFYFFIPPMLNPIIYGVKTKELRDKVGKYTCRM, encoded by the coding sequence ATGGCAGCTTTCAACCTCACCCCATCTGACTCTTCAATATTCATCCTAGCgggcatccctggcctggaagctGCTCACGTCTGGATGTCCCTCCCTTTTTTTACCTTTTACATTATCTGCCTGTTGGGAAATTTCATGGTTCTATttgttgtaggcaaagagcagacCCTGCACAAGCCGATGTACCTGCTGATCTGCATGCTGGCGCTCACAGACATTGGCATGTCTACCTCTGTAGTGCCTAAAGCACTGCttatattttggttcaatttgaaaggAATTACAATGGATGGCTGCCTCACCCAGTTGTTCTTCCTTCACGCGATTGCTGTTATGCACTCAGCCATTCTTGTGACAATGGCTTTTGATCGCTACATTGCCATATGTGATCCACTGAGATACGCCACCATCCTCACCAATGCACGAATAGCTAAGATAGGGCTTGTGGGTTTGAcaagagctgttctcttcatcCTGCCTGAGCCCCTGTTCTTGAGGAAGCTGCCATTCTGTGCCAGCCACATTGTCCCCCACACGTACTGTACGCACATGACTGTGGCAAAGATGTCGTGTGGGGACATCACAGTCAACAGGACGTACAGCTCAGTGACAGCGTTTGTAGTCATCGGGTTAGACCTGACGCTTATTGCCTTCTCCTATGGTCTGATTGTCAGGGCCATCCTCAGAATCTCCTCCAAGAAAGCCCACCTGAAAGCCCTCAAAACCTGCACAGCACACATCTGTGTGATGGTGATGTCTTatactccctccctcttctccactCTGACACAGCGGTTTGGTCAGGACATTGCTCCCCACGTTCACATCATCTTGGCCAACTTCTATTTCTTCATCCCCCCCATGCTCAACCCTATCATTTACggggtcaaaaccaaagagcttcgtgACAAAGTGGGCAAATACACCTGCAGAATGTGA